The DNA sequence TAGAGAGCTTGGCCGATGCGCGCGGCGATAAAGAAAGCGGCGGGTGGCGCGAAATAGGGGCTAAACGCCTCTTAGTTTCTGCCTCCTATGCCCTGATTCCTGTTCACTTCTGGGAATGCCAATCCCAAAGGCGGAAAGCAGGAATGACGTGGAGAAACGGCGACGCGGGAAGAGTGACGCGGGGACGCGGTGACGCGGGGACGCGGTGAAAGAAAGACAATCTGTCAGCCTCTGTCTCTTTCCCTCGCCGCGTCGCCTCGGTCTCCGCGTCCCCGCGTCTTTTTCTTCTCGCCGCGTCGCCGCGTCCCGCGTCGCTCACTCGTAGCGCAAGGCGACCATCGGGTCTACGCGAGTGGCGCGGTGGGCCGGCACGAAACAGGCTCCCAGAGCCACTCCGGCCAGCAGCAGGGAGATGGCGACGAAGGTGATGGCGTCGGTCGCGCTGATGCCATACAGCACCGCTGCCATCAGCCGCGTCAGCATGAAGGCCGCCGCCAGCCCGATGCTTAAACCGATGGCCGCCAGTCTCAGCCCATGACCCAGCATCAACCTGAGAATGTTGCCGCGCGTCGCGCCGAGCGCCATGCGGATGCCGATCTCGCGCGTCCGCTGGCTGACTGAGTAAGCCGTGACGCCGTAGATGCCGACGCCCGCAAGCAGGAGCGCCAGCCCGCCGAAGCTCGCCAGCAGGATGGCCACGATGCGCACGGGGAAGAGCGAGAAGCTGAGGTGCTCGGCAAATGTCTTGACGTCATAAACCGGCAGCGTCGCATCCATCTCGCTGATCTTGCCGCGAACCGCGTTGGCGAGCGCCTGCGGGTCGCTCGTCGTGCGCACCACGAGCGTGACCGAGGAGGTGTAAAACTGCGACAGGGGCGAGTAGACGAATGGCTGCGGCGCTTCGCCGATGCTCCAATACTTGCCGTCGCGCGTGATGCCGGCGATCTGAATGAACGGCCCCTGTAGGCTCATGAAGCTGAAGCGCTTGCCGATCACTTCGTCAAGCGAATGGGCTTCGGGAAAGAAGCGGTGCGCGAAGGCTTCGTTGACGACCGCGACCTTCGTCGTCTTATCGGTGTCGCCGTCGTTGAAATCGCGGCCCGCCAAAACGGGGATGCCCATGGTCTCGCAGTACTTCGGCGCGACCGACGCGACCATGGCGTTCGGCACTTCGGCGCCGCGCACCGGCGGCTGGCCTTCGATGAAGATGGCGTTGGCCGAATAGTCTACGCTCAAGGGGAAGAGGGCGGTGAGCGACGCCGAGCGCACGCCGGGCACGCCCTCGACGCGCTCGATCAACTGCTTGTAAAACTGCTGGCCGCGCGCCTTGTCGTAACCTTGCAGGCCGATGTCGAACGACATCTTCAGCCCGTTGGCTACTTCAAAGCCGGGATTCATCGTCTGCACATGGCCGAGCGAGCGCAGCACCAGCCCTGCGGCGATCAGCAGCACCAGCGACAGCGCGATCTGCACGACGACCAGCGCCGAGCGCAGGCGCGAACGCCGCGCGCCGGTCTGTAACGTCGCTTCCTTGAGCGCCTGCACCAGATCAGGGTTCGTCGCTTGCAACGCCGGCACCAGGCCGAAGACGATGCCAGTCATCAAAGAGACCAGCAGCGAAAAAGCGAGCACGCGCCAGTCAACGTAGAGCCCGATGTTGATCGGCGCGTCGAGCGGCGGCTTGAAGGCGATCACCAGGTTGAT is a window from the Blastocatellia bacterium genome containing:
- a CDS encoding ABC transporter permease, whose translation is MQTLWQDVRYSLRTLLKQPGFTFVAVITLALGIGANTAIFSLVNTVLLRPFPVARPGELYALSALGKNDSIMAFSYPQYVDFRERNEVFTGLFATRIAPMSLSRDGNNERVWGYLTSGNYFEVLGVNAALGRTFTPDDDRTPLASPVAVVSYGCWQRHFGGDPNAVGRDVLINGRPFKIIGVMPEGFTGTEMIYTPEIWAPMMMQEWVEPGNPWLKNRDTHNIFATGRLKPGVTLRQAEDSLNILAAQLGREYPDSDEGVTIQLMPPGFILPTIRGAFVSFTTILMATVALVLAVACANLAGLLLARASARRREIAIRLAMGASRWRLIRQLLTESALLALMGGVLGLVLAVWIINLVIAFKPPLDAPINIGLYVDWRVLAFSLLVSLMTGIVFGLVPALQATNPDLVQALKEATLQTGARRSRLRSALVVVQIALSLVLLIAAGLVLRSLGHVQTMNPGFEVANGLKMSFDIGLQGYDKARGQQFYKQLIERVEGVPGVRSASLTALFPLSVDYSANAIFIEGQPPVRGAEVPNAMVASVAPKYCETMGIPVLAGRDFNDGDTDKTTKVAVVNEAFAHRFFPEAHSLDEVIGKRFSFMSLQGPFIQIAGITRDGKYWSIGEAPQPFVYSPLSQFYTSSVTLVVRTTSDPQALANAVRGKISEMDATLPVYDVKTFAEHLSFSLFPVRIVAILLASFGGLALLLAGVGIYGVTAYSVSQRTREIGIRMALGATRGNILRLMLGHGLRLAAIGLSIGLAAAFMLTRLMAAVLYGISATDAITFVAISLLLAGVALGACFVPAHRATRVDPMVALRYE